In one window of Tenacibaculum mesophilum DNA:
- a CDS encoding DUF6261 family protein → MNSPYLNRYRNGEYLQYMKDILQLVNLQDVDALALTNPTNELTTIVNRIDSLYQQVQGSTLTQEIITLDTRRDKAISGIKMILNGYENHFNEAIVSAAKALLATINAHGTNIIRKSYQEQTAILDSICKDFETEPELIQAISLLDIATWVAELKNANTEFSTKYIERVGETAASPENNIEELRTEATLAYRKLVLHIEAHTTLSDNEAYPTLLNEIDVLAKQYNLVVDNRSKSSTPTTEEV, encoded by the coding sequence ATGAACAGTCCGTATTTAAACCGGTACCGTAATGGTGAATATCTACAGTACATGAAAGATATTTTACAACTTGTAAACTTACAAGACGTTGATGCGTTAGCATTGACAAACCCCACTAACGAATTAACAACCATTGTTAATCGTATTGATTCTTTATACCAACAAGTGCAGGGAAGCACCCTAACACAAGAAATTATAACTCTTGACACTAGAAGGGATAAAGCTATTTCTGGAATTAAAATGATTTTAAATGGTTATGAGAACCATTTTAATGAAGCTATAGTAAGTGCCGCCAAAGCACTACTTGCTACTATAAATGCACATGGTACTAATATTATTCGTAAAAGCTACCAAGAACAAACCGCTATTTTAGATAGTATTTGTAAAGATTTTGAAACTGAACCTGAGCTTATTCAAGCCATTTCTTTACTTGATATAGCTACTTGGGTTGCTGAATTAAAAAATGCCAATACCGAGTTTTCTACCAAGTATATTGAGCGTGTAGGTGAAACTGCAGCTTCACCAGAAAACAATATTGAAGAGTTGCGTACTGAAGCTACGCTTGCTTACAGAAAACTTGTATTACATATTGAAGCGCATACAACACTTTCAGATAATGAAGCCTACCCAACATTACTTAATGAGATTGATGTGTTGGCTAAGCAATATAATTTAGTAGTGGATAATAGGTCTAAATCTAGTACTCCAACTACCGAAGAAGTATAA